A genomic stretch from Phycisphaerae bacterium includes:
- a CDS encoding aminotransferase class IV, whose amino-acid sequence MTQHEEWVFLNGHVVPAEEATVSVFDAGFTHAAGLFETLRAYRGRVMRLDDHVERLATSAATLGLQIPVDKDLIRRGVDDVLQVNNLSDARLRIVLTPGGVPRPGKEGETSAPPTLLITAGVVRAYPPELYKSGMRVCICPYKQNRLDPLAGHKTLAYLSRLMAMKEAADRRCNESLWFTTENRLAEGSVCNVFVVHEKTILTPPLDTPVLPGTVRKAVIELARENELALEEKPIDIETLLAAKEVFLTGSVLEIMPVTSIEKHQVGEGLPGETTQRLSTLYRELVARECGG is encoded by the coding sequence ATGACCCAACACGAGGAATGGGTTTTCCTGAACGGTCACGTCGTCCCCGCCGAGGAGGCGACGGTCTCCGTGTTTGACGCGGGTTTTACGCACGCCGCCGGACTCTTCGAGACGCTCCGGGCGTATCGCGGCAGGGTCATGCGCCTGGACGATCACGTGGAGCGGCTGGCGACGTCCGCGGCGACGCTGGGCTTGCAAATCCCCGTGGATAAGGACCTGATCCGACGTGGCGTGGACGACGTTTTGCAGGTCAACAACCTGAGCGATGCGCGGCTGCGGATCGTTCTCACGCCGGGCGGCGTTCCGCGGCCGGGAAAAGAGGGCGAAACGTCCGCGCCGCCAACGCTACTGATCACAGCGGGGGTAGTGCGGGCGTATCCGCCGGAGCTTTACAAGAGCGGGATGCGGGTGTGTATTTGTCCATACAAGCAAAACCGACTGGACCCGCTGGCGGGGCACAAGACGCTGGCGTATCTGTCGCGGCTGATGGCCATGAAGGAGGCGGCGGACCGGCGATGCAACGAATCGCTGTGGTTCACCACCGAAAACCGGTTGGCCGAAGGATCGGTGTGCAACGTGTTCGTCGTCCATGAAAAGACGATCCTCACGCCGCCGCTGGACACGCCGGTCCTGCCGGGTACCGTGCGCAAGGCGGTCATTGAACTGGCGCGCGAGAATGAGCTGGCGCTGGAGGAGAAGCCGATTGATATTGAAACGCTTCTGGCCGCGAAAGAAGTCTTCCTGACGGGCAGCGTATTGGAGATCATGCCGGTGACGTCCATTGAGAAGCATCAGGTCGGCGAGGGCCTTCCGGGGGAGACGACGCAGCGGCTGTCCACCTTGTACCGCGAACTCGTGGCGCGAGAGTGCGGCGGATGA
- a CDS encoding glycosyltransferase family 39 protein — MSAIPSPTSSISLNHETAPSRRAFGVFAAVWLAGTGFALVGGPHLAEHEVIVAQSARQMIASGDWLIPRYLDTPFLVKPPLAAWLVAGVSLVTPRSNDTAQPVTDFAARFPSAVAVVLTILLVWRLAGSMFDTRIAAISAVVCASSLGMLLFAVNATAEALLTLFCTWAFAEFWWAQTKPERRTMHLARFYIALGLGMLAKGPMPMMVVVVPLAAWWFGHRGIRRLTTLDPGRMARIVRSTLFSAGLRLKEALTTTGLWWGFPLFAAMFVPWMVLVARREPYAWALWDYEFLDRAKGDYPGCHWGDFLYYLPLLFGLLLPWCLSLPEALASPFLRVYRRQLRPLTYAWCWAVAALALLSIMSFKKPYYILPAVPGCAILLGPVLDRLFFRSDVSARLAKATVGVIVAILTTIAVVMWFVGRRMYPEEWHGILAWGTPLFAVLAIGGMAMAGWLYVRGRRWPSLTAVAMSGLVTFGGVWCVIGPSAGNIDAPHRLVEEMAKARVPDDVAVYWASNRPDGRVTFYWNRGLRQVVDPYKLMAERSKSASGFELRLEVAGRICELLDGPGIVYMVLQLEDFASLQSHFDPRARELCVVDRGNRGRDKDDWVVITNQGVGSEATGVRLHAYKH, encoded by the coding sequence GTGTCCGCTATTCCATCTCCGACAAGCAGCATTTCCCTGAACCATGAAACCGCTCCGTCGCGCCGCGCGTTTGGCGTCTTTGCGGCAGTTTGGCTGGCGGGGACGGGCTTCGCGCTGGTCGGCGGTCCGCACCTGGCGGAGCACGAGGTGATCGTCGCGCAGTCCGCGCGCCAGATGATTGCGTCGGGCGATTGGCTTATTCCCCGCTACCTGGATACTCCGTTTCTGGTGAAGCCGCCGCTCGCTGCGTGGCTGGTGGCGGGGGTGTCCCTGGTGACGCCACGCTCCAACGATACCGCTCAGCCGGTCACGGATTTCGCGGCACGATTTCCATCGGCCGTCGCGGTGGTGCTGACGATTCTCCTGGTCTGGCGTTTGGCCGGGAGCATGTTCGACACCCGTATCGCGGCAATTTCGGCAGTCGTTTGCGCAAGCAGCCTGGGGATGCTTCTGTTCGCGGTCAATGCGACGGCGGAGGCGCTCTTGACGCTGTTTTGTACGTGGGCGTTTGCGGAGTTCTGGTGGGCCCAAACGAAACCCGAGCGCCGGACGATGCACCTCGCCCGGTTCTATATCGCGCTGGGACTGGGGATGCTCGCCAAGGGTCCGATGCCGATGATGGTGGTCGTCGTGCCGCTGGCGGCGTGGTGGTTCGGGCATCGCGGAATTCGAAGACTGACAACGCTCGACCCAGGTCGTATGGCACGTATCGTTCGCTCGACGTTGTTTAGCGCCGGGCTGAGACTCAAAGAGGCGCTGACGACAACCGGGCTGTGGTGGGGATTTCCCTTGTTCGCGGCGATGTTCGTGCCATGGATGGTCCTGGTGGCGCGACGGGAGCCTTACGCCTGGGCCTTGTGGGATTACGAGTTCCTGGACCGGGCCAAGGGCGACTATCCCGGATGCCATTGGGGCGATTTTCTCTATTACCTTCCGCTTTTGTTCGGGCTCTTGCTGCCGTGGTGCCTTTCGCTGCCCGAGGCGCTGGCCAGCCCTTTCTTGCGAGTCTATCGACGACAGCTTCGTCCGCTGACCTACGCATGGTGCTGGGCAGTTGCCGCGCTCGCGCTGCTTTCCATCATGAGTTTCAAGAAACCGTATTACATATTGCCGGCCGTGCCGGGTTGCGCCATTCTGCTCGGGCCCGTTCTGGATCGCCTTTTTTTTCGAAGCGATGTCTCCGCGCGGCTTGCCAAGGCGACCGTCGGTGTGATCGTCGCCATCCTGACGACGATCGCCGTGGTCATGTGGTTTGTCGGGCGCCGGATGTATCCCGAGGAATGGCATGGGATTCTGGCCTGGGGGACGCCGCTGTTTGCGGTGCTCGCCATCGGGGGGATGGCGATGGCAGGATGGTTGTATGTGCGTGGGCGGCGCTGGCCAAGCCTGACCGCCGTGGCGATGTCCGGCCTCGTGACGTTCGGGGGGGTGTGGTGCGTCATTGGGCCGTCGGCGGGAAATATTGATGCGCCCCACCGGCTGGTGGAGGAAATGGCCAAGGCGCGCGTGCCGGACGACGTCGCGGTTTATTGGGCCAGCAATCGCCCGGACGGTCGCGTGACGTTTTACTGGAATCGAGGCCTGCGTCAGGTGGTGGATCCTTACAAACTGATGGCGGAGCGGAGCAAATCTGCCAGCGGGTTTGAACTACGGCTGGAGGTCGCCGGCCGAATCTGCGAATTGCTGGACGGGCCCGGCATCGTTTACATGGTGTTGCAACTCGAGGACTTCGCCAGCCTCCAATCGCATTTCGATCCCAGGGCAAGAGAACTTTGCGTCGTCGATCGCGGGAACAGGGGTCGGGACAAAGACGACTGGGTCGTTATCACCAATCAAGGTGTCGGCAGCGAGGCGACCGGCGTCCGCCTGCACGCATATAAACACTAG
- the pabB gene encoding aminodeoxychorismate synthase component I has protein sequence MAHDTRVRCYSRTIDPPGNVAALRRAIAARPGAAMLESHGESDGRERYSIYGWDPVARLTVPTTASDDPFKSLAHRSSLRQAVEVSDVPFAGGWIGYMAYEAGRCVEPSAGWGKPDPRLPLAHWGLYDTLLVHDQRTNHWAVSTIEVPEICSGGRPVASERIGSVERFVRASRAASDSGRADAGRLKADGRWNFDRAAYVAKVGRAMDYIRAGDIFQVNLARRFRAEWKGDASALYERLIYENPSPYAAYLDVPGGQIVSSSPELFLELRNRVVVTRPIKGTRPRGATAAGDEEARRALENSEKDRAELNMIVDLERNDLGRICEYGSVRVVEDGRIEAYPTVFHRTATIVGRLREDAGAIDLLRAAFPGGSITGAPKVRAMQIINELEPDPRGAYCGAIGYVGLDGSMQLNLAIRTMSLVNGQVDLSVGSAIVADSDPEEEYQELAAKAAGMLAALGIREGAAPVRSGGYCKPEPALS, from the coding sequence ATGGCTCATGATACGCGGGTTCGATGCTATTCGCGGACGATTGATCCGCCCGGTAACGTCGCGGCGTTGCGGCGGGCCATCGCGGCGCGCCCCGGCGCGGCGATGCTGGAGTCCCATGGAGAATCGGATGGCCGCGAGCGGTACTCGATCTACGGATGGGATCCGGTCGCACGATTGACCGTCCCGACGACGGCGTCGGATGATCCCTTCAAGTCCCTGGCCCATAGATCTTCACTGCGGCAAGCGGTCGAAGTTTCGGACGTGCCGTTTGCAGGCGGGTGGATCGGATACATGGCCTACGAGGCGGGGCGATGCGTGGAGCCATCGGCGGGTTGGGGGAAACCTGACCCGCGCTTGCCCCTGGCGCATTGGGGGCTGTACGACACCCTTTTGGTACACGACCAACGGACGAACCATTGGGCCGTTTCGACCATCGAGGTTCCGGAGATTTGCAGCGGCGGACGCCCCGTCGCGAGCGAGCGAATCGGGTCTGTCGAGCGGTTCGTTCGCGCCAGTCGTGCAGCGTCCGATTCAGGGCGTGCCGATGCAGGGCGGCTGAAGGCCGATGGTCGCTGGAACTTTGATCGGGCGGCTTATGTCGCCAAGGTCGGGCGGGCGATGGATTACATCCGCGCGGGGGACATTTTTCAGGTGAACCTCGCCCGTCGGTTTCGCGCAGAATGGAAAGGTGACGCCTCGGCGCTTTACGAGCGGCTCATCTACGAAAACCCCTCCCCGTACGCTGCCTATCTGGATGTGCCCGGCGGCCAGATCGTTTCGTCGTCGCCGGAGCTTTTTCTTGAGTTGCGAAATCGCGTCGTCGTGACGCGGCCGATCAAAGGAACCCGACCGCGGGGGGCGACGGCAGCGGGCGATGAAGAGGCGCGGCGGGCGCTGGAAAACAGCGAGAAAGACCGCGCCGAACTGAACATGATCGTCGACCTGGAACGAAACGACCTCGGCCGCATCTGTGAATATGGAAGCGTGCGCGTGGTGGAGGATGGTCGAATCGAGGCGTATCCGACGGTATTTCATCGGACCGCCACGATTGTCGGGCGGTTGCGCGAAGATGCCGGCGCGATCGACCTCTTGCGGGCGGCGTTTCCCGGCGGATCGATCACGGGCGCGCCGAAGGTGCGGGCGATGCAGATTATCAATGAACTGGAGCCGGACCCGCGCGGGGCCTATTGCGGAGCCATCGGTTACGTCGGGCTGGACGGATCCATGCAGTTGAATCTCGCGATCCGGACGATGAGCCTCGTCAACGGGCAGGTCGATCTGTCGGTCGGCAGCGCCATTGTGGCGGACAGCGATCCCGAGGAGGAATACCAGGAGCTGGCGGCCAAGGCGGCGGGGATGCTTGCGGCGCTTGGGATTCGCGAAGGCGCGGCACCGGTGAGGTCGGGCGGGTATTGCAAACCGGAGCCCGCCCTGTCATGA
- a CDS encoding Nif3-like dinuclear metal center hexameric protein yields the protein MAALCDAMEQIAPTWAAAEWDNVGLLAGGAKWPLARVLLTIDLTPAVLDEAIRTKVGAIVSYHPPIFRPIKRMSVDRAASEGLAAEAVAHRIAVYSPHTALDCSPDGTNDVIAALAGLEDIVPFEIAAKADRLCKLVVFVPAQQVEKVSDAVFAAGAGRIGAYERCSYRVNGQGTFFGTESTSPTIGRRGRLERVDEVRLEVIFPRQRLADVTAAVRKSHPYEEPAFDVYPLEGLPDGRTGQGRIGRFRKPIALSMLAKRLAMKTGARCASRIGRSSERLHRGLVCVGAAGSLPFEIPGESLGWGDVVITGEIRHHDALRYARCGAAAIALGHSVSERPVLAPLAARLKKLLPGVSIIVSRADRDPFEAV from the coding sequence ATGGCGGCATTGTGCGACGCCATGGAACAGATTGCGCCGACGTGGGCGGCGGCGGAGTGGGATAATGTGGGATTGTTGGCTGGCGGGGCGAAGTGGCCGTTAGCGCGGGTCTTGTTGACGATAGACCTGACGCCGGCGGTGCTGGATGAAGCGATCCGAACGAAGGTCGGGGCCATCGTCTCTTATCACCCACCGATTTTTCGACCGATCAAACGGATGTCGGTCGATCGCGCCGCGTCCGAGGGCCTGGCCGCCGAGGCTGTCGCCCATCGGATCGCCGTTTATTCGCCGCATACGGCGCTGGATTGCTCACCGGACGGGACGAACGACGTGATCGCCGCATTGGCCGGGCTGGAGGACATTGTTCCTTTCGAGATCGCCGCCAAGGCGGATCGCCTTTGCAAACTGGTGGTCTTCGTTCCGGCTCAGCAGGTCGAGAAGGTCTCCGACGCCGTCTTCGCGGCCGGGGCCGGGCGGATCGGCGCATATGAACGGTGCAGCTATCGCGTGAACGGTCAGGGCACTTTTTTCGGGACGGAGTCGACAAGCCCGACGATCGGCCGCAGGGGACGGCTGGAGCGCGTGGACGAGGTGCGACTGGAAGTGATCTTCCCGCGCCAGCGCCTGGCGGATGTAACGGCGGCGGTGCGGAAGAGCCATCCGTACGAGGAGCCTGCATTCGACGTGTACCCGCTGGAAGGATTGCCGGATGGGCGGACCGGACAAGGGCGCATCGGGCGTTTTCGAAAGCCGATTGCTTTAAGCATGTTGGCCAAACGGCTGGCGATGAAGACCGGGGCACGCTGTGCGTCGCGGATCGGCCGGTCGAGTGAGCGGCTGCATCGCGGGTTAGTGTGCGTCGGAGCGGCCGGTTCGCTGCCGTTCGAGATTCCGGGCGAATCCCTGGGCTGGGGCGATGTGGTTATTACCGGCGAGATCCGGCATCACGACGCGCTGCGGTACGCGCGATGCGGCGCCGCGGCGATCGCCCTGGGACACTCAGTCAGCGAGCGGCCGGTGTTGGCGCCGCTGGCCGCACGGCTCAAAAAACTGCTGCCGGGAGTTTCGATAATTGTAAGTCGTGCGGATCGCGATCCCTTCGAGGCGGTATGA
- a CDS encoding helix-turn-helix domain-containing protein — MAHTEYCTLDEACEMLGMSDTEIKAMVADGRLHELRDAGKIFFKRDEVRRMAAKEGSSIVDLAAAEDMSPQIDGEGQPDSFASALSSLADESSSLGVLEANTPSPGVEELMAKDPSPPLELDAESFPEDLPAAAPPADEIEIPELSSEIDLLPTAEGSSMGLSPVVPEAKAPGGDLEVPDLGLSGSSIISLETTGLDDTSTPVKPAAKEPAKTGKVGISVFDDDELKIDVDPMGETRISAGVAEMETVGSGSGLLDLTQESDDTSLGAALLDVISPTEAAETQTEGEAVEVIEAAETISESSGGTRTLTESGAEYVGPTAGMAPAMAARSAVSTSMPGAVPMNITLILGIISLALIGLATAAQLQGVWPATILSPIAKDVVHWSVFGGLAAIALGTGIWGILAGRK; from the coding sequence ATGGCTCATACCGAATACTGCACGTTGGACGAAGCCTGCGAAATGCTCGGGATGTCCGACACCGAGATCAAGGCGATGGTCGCCGACGGCCGGCTCCACGAGCTGCGCGACGCCGGCAAGATCTTCTTCAAGCGCGACGAAGTACGGCGCATGGCCGCCAAGGAAGGCAGCAGCATCGTCGACCTCGCCGCTGCCGAGGACATGAGCCCGCAGATCGACGGCGAGGGCCAGCCCGACTCCTTCGCCTCCGCCCTGTCGAGCCTCGCCGACGAGTCTTCAAGTCTCGGCGTGCTGGAAGCCAACACGCCCAGCCCCGGCGTCGAAGAGCTGATGGCCAAGGATCCCTCGCCGCCGCTGGAATTGGACGCCGAATCCTTCCCGGAGGACCTCCCCGCCGCCGCTCCCCCGGCGGACGAAATCGAAATTCCCGAACTCTCCAGCGAGATCGACCTGCTCCCGACCGCCGAGGGTTCCAGCATGGGGCTCTCCCCGGTCGTGCCCGAAGCCAAGGCGCCCGGGGGGGACCTCGAAGTTCCCGACCTCGGACTCTCCGGTTCGAGCATCATCAGCCTGGAAACCACCGGCCTCGACGATACGTCCACGCCGGTCAAGCCCGCCGCCAAAGAGCCTGCCAAAACCGGCAAGGTCGGCATCAGCGTCTTCGACGACGACGAGCTGAAGATCGACGTTGATCCAATGGGCGAGACGCGCATCTCCGCCGGCGTCGCCGAGATGGAGACGGTCGGCAGCGGCAGCGGTCTGTTGGACCTGACGCAGGAAAGCGACGACACCAGCCTCGGCGCCGCCCTGCTGGACGTCATTTCGCCTACCGAGGCCGCCGAGACTCAGACCGAAGGCGAAGCCGTCGAAGTCATTGAGGCCGCTGAGACGATCAGCGAAAGCAGCGGCGGCACGCGCACGCTCACGGAGTCCGGCGCCGAATACGTCGGGCCGACAGCGGGCATGGCCCCGGCGATGGCCGCCCGCTCCGCCGTTTCCACGAGCATGCCCGGCGCCGTCCCGATGAACATCACGCTCATCCTCGGGATCATCAGCCTCGCCCTGATCGGCCTGGCCACCGCGGCGCAGCTACAGGGCGTCTGGCCCGCGACGATCCTCTCGCCGATCGCCAAGGACGTCGTGCACTGGTCCGTCTTCGGCGGCCTCGCCGCCATCGCCCTCGGCACCGGCATCTGGGGAATCCTCGCCGGTCGCAAGTGA
- a CDS encoding peptidyl-prolyl cis-trans isomerase — MRDQLAASEAPSQRADTKAPARQDSKPQASSLKSRPNPVAIVNGEAIDRGELLALLLESRGLAMLQQMILEEVAVQEARRQGLSVKAADIDREYDLTLQANRFNGHDPEKLTPARREKIVDDWCRKNGVTREELAIAMRRQAHLRPLAEGRVSITEAMLKQEYDRVHGEKVVVRHIQLAAPRFYPQFKERLDQGESFEVLVTKFSQNLLSREQAGLLPPISASDDTVPAVFVKAAFAMQPGDVSNVIEAEGSFHILKLERRIPADEAKFEDVRAHLEKNLRARLVAQEMEALAERLLLAAQLQIKDKVLHGQYQKQLGTKEIVGPPLAGP, encoded by the coding sequence GTGCGCGATCAGCTCGCCGCTTCAGAAGCACCCTCCCAGCGCGCCGATACTAAAGCTCCCGCGCGCCAGGACTCCAAGCCTCAAGCCTCAAGCCTCAAGTCTCGTCCCAACCCCGTCGCCATCGTCAACGGTGAGGCGATTGACCGGGGCGAACTGCTCGCGCTCCTCCTGGAGAGCCGGGGGTTGGCGATGCTGCAACAGATGATCCTGGAAGAAGTCGCGGTGCAGGAAGCCCGCCGCCAGGGACTGAGCGTAAAGGCGGCGGATATCGACCGCGAATACGACCTGACGCTCCAGGCGAATCGCTTCAATGGCCACGATCCGGAAAAGCTGACGCCCGCGCGGCGGGAGAAGATCGTCGACGATTGGTGCCGGAAGAACGGCGTCACACGCGAAGAATTGGCCATCGCCATGCGCCGCCAGGCCCACCTGCGACCGCTGGCGGAGGGGCGCGTCTCGATCACGGAGGCCATGCTCAAGCAGGAGTACGACCGCGTGCATGGCGAAAAGGTCGTCGTGCGGCATATTCAATTGGCCGCGCCGCGGTTCTATCCGCAATTCAAGGAGCGACTCGATCAGGGGGAGTCGTTCGAAGTCCTCGTGACGAAGTTCAGCCAGAATTTGCTGTCGCGGGAACAGGCGGGGTTGCTCCCGCCAATCTCGGCGTCCGACGACACCGTCCCGGCGGTGTTCGTTAAGGCGGCGTTTGCCATGCAGCCGGGCGACGTCTCGAACGTGATCGAGGCGGAGGGCTCGTTCCACATCCTCAAGCTGGAGCGGCGGATCCCCGCGGACGAGGCGAAGTTCGAGGACGTCAGGGCTCATCTGGAGAAGAACTTGCGGGCGCGGTTGGTTGCGCAGGAGATGGAAGCCCTGGCAGAACGACTGCTTCTGGCCGCGCAGTTACAAATCAAGGATAAGGTCTTACACGGGCAATATCAGAAGCAGCTGGGTACCAAAGAGATTGTCGGTCCGCCGCTCGCGGGGCCGTGA
- the aroF gene encoding 3-deoxy-7-phosphoheptulonate synthase: MLILMKQGATAEQIAAVCRRIREIGFAPHEIPGTIRTAIGITGNQGAVSPENFQDLAGVAECVPVSKPYKLVSREVKPEQTIVDVRGVKVGDGTLAMMAGPCSVESRAQTMKTAEAVSASGAKFFRGGAFKPRTSPYAFQGLKEEGLQILGEVKRSFDLRIVTEVKDVESLEAVAEVADVLQVGARNMQNFSLLEAVGRLRRPVLLKRGISATIQELFMAAEYILSLGNYEVILCERGIRTFETMTRNTFDLSAVVMIKRHSHLPVIADPSHGVGISWAVAPLARAAVVAGADGVMVETHPEPSKALSDGQQALTLEAYGRLATELADLARWTASHR; this comes from the coding sequence ATGCTCATCCTGATGAAACAAGGCGCGACGGCGGAGCAGATCGCGGCCGTCTGCCGGCGCATCCGCGAGATCGGTTTTGCGCCCCACGAAATCCCCGGCACGATCCGTACGGCCATCGGCATCACCGGTAACCAGGGGGCGGTCTCACCGGAGAATTTTCAGGACCTGGCGGGCGTCGCGGAATGCGTACCGGTTTCCAAGCCGTACAAGCTGGTCAGCCGCGAGGTGAAGCCGGAGCAGACGATCGTGGACGTGCGCGGCGTCAAGGTCGGCGACGGAACGCTGGCGATGATGGCGGGCCCGTGTTCGGTCGAGTCGCGCGCGCAGACGATGAAGACGGCCGAGGCCGTGTCGGCGAGCGGGGCCAAATTCTTCCGCGGCGGGGCGTTCAAGCCGCGGACGTCGCCGTACGCGTTCCAGGGACTGAAGGAAGAGGGGCTTCAGATTCTGGGAGAAGTGAAAAGGTCCTTTGATCTGCGGATCGTGACGGAAGTCAAGGACGTCGAGAGCCTGGAGGCCGTCGCCGAGGTGGCGGACGTGCTGCAAGTCGGGGCGCGGAACATGCAGAACTTCTCGCTCCTGGAGGCCGTCGGCCGCCTGCGCCGCCCGGTGCTTCTGAAGCGCGGAATCAGCGCGACGATCCAGGAACTGTTCATGGCGGCGGAGTACATTCTGTCGCTGGGCAATTACGAGGTAATCCTGTGCGAGCGCGGCATTCGCACATTTGAGACGATGACACGAAACACGTTTGACCTTTCCGCCGTCGTCATGATCAAACGGCACTCGCACCTGCCGGTGATCGCCGATCCGTCGCACGGCGTCGGGATCAGTTGGGCCGTCGCGCCGCTGGCCCGCGCGGCGGTCGTCGCGGGCGCCGACGGGGTGATGGTCGAAACGCATCCGGAGCCGAGCAAAGCGCTGTCGGACGGGCAGCAGGCGCTGACGCTGGAGGCGTACGGGCGCTTGGCTACGGAACTGGCGGATTTGGCCAGATGGACGGCAAGTCATCGCTGA
- a CDS encoding helix-turn-helix transcriptional regulator: MQIERELLKGVLPLAVLKLLKRRSMYGYELVTEVTKRSDGVLKLGQSTLYPLLYNLEAQGLVESEWTSSESGRDRKYYKLTDKGAQRLERDLTQWEALVRGMGQLVLGGTQAQKAWRLA; the protein is encoded by the coding sequence ATGCAGATCGAACGTGAACTCTTGAAGGGCGTGCTGCCCCTCGCGGTGCTCAAGCTTCTCAAGCGCCGGAGCATGTACGGCTACGAATTGGTGACGGAAGTGACCAAGCGATCGGACGGTGTGCTCAAACTGGGGCAGAGCACGCTGTACCCGCTACTTTACAACCTCGAAGCGCAGGGCCTCGTCGAGAGCGAATGGACAAGTTCTGAGAGCGGCCGCGATCGGAAGTATTACAAATTGACGGACAAGGGTGCGCAGCGGCTGGAGCGCGACCTGACGCAGTGGGAAGCGCTGGTGCGGGGGATGGGACAACTGGTGTTGGGGGGTACACAGGCGCAAAAGGCTTGGCGACTGGCATGA
- a CDS encoding RsmE family RNA methyltransferase — protein sequence MAFAGGRLDNGSMTPRRFLVDDLSPAVIRVVGEQARHALRSLRLTEGAEVHLFDGRGGEAVARITRQGTGEFEATVTDRMETPKPIGPSLVLAVAMPKGPRGDWLVEKCAELGVSRLIPLSCARSQVEPGEGKLDRWRRKAVEAAKQSRQSSAMMVEPTTRLAKLLESHRRPTRVYYGAPYQSARSFAQELQAGDGSADATSPLLVIIGPEGGLSDEESGELEAAGAKGVTLSPTILRIETAAVAFAAVWACWVSTRS from the coding sequence GTGGCGTTTGCCGGCGGACGGCTGGACAATGGTAGCATGACGCCCCGACGCTTCCTGGTCGATGATCTCTCTCCGGCAGTCATTCGCGTCGTGGGCGAGCAGGCCCGCCACGCGTTGCGGTCGCTGCGGCTGACAGAGGGTGCGGAGGTTCATCTGTTCGACGGCCGCGGGGGCGAGGCTGTGGCGCGGATCACCCGGCAGGGGACTGGAGAGTTCGAAGCGACCGTGACGGACCGAATGGAAACTCCCAAGCCAATCGGTCCGTCGCTCGTCTTGGCAGTGGCGATGCCAAAGGGGCCGCGCGGAGATTGGCTCGTGGAGAAGTGCGCGGAATTGGGCGTTTCGCGGCTCATCCCCTTGTCCTGTGCGCGGTCGCAAGTCGAGCCGGGCGAGGGCAAGCTCGACCGATGGCGGCGCAAGGCGGTCGAGGCGGCCAAGCAGTCGAGACAGTCGTCGGCGATGATGGTGGAGCCGACGACGAGACTTGCGAAGCTGCTCGAATCGCATCGTCGGCCGACGCGTGTCTATTACGGAGCACCTTATCAATCAGCGCGGTCATTTGCCCAAGAGTTGCAGGCGGGCGACGGGAGCGCGGATGCTACCAGTCCGCTGCTGGTCATCATCGGCCCGGAGGGTGGACTGAGCGACGAGGAGTCCGGGGAGCTTGAAGCGGCAGGGGCGAAAGGTGTGACGCTATCACCCACGATCTTGCGGATCGAGACGGCAGCTGTTGCCTTCGCGGCAGTTTGGGCGTGCTGGGTTTCCACGCGTTCATAG
- a CDS encoding LOG family protein, whose protein sequence is MSNETTPLTTAERAARDAAIAEFVAKYAPGPDHEYFESMIKTVCRLSKDETSRAEVKLVDTALAELRYAFKIFAPYEDIPKVSIFGSSRTPEGHPDYEQAVKFAERMRESNWMVITGAGDGIMKAGHGGAGADASFGVAIRLPFEQRTNTIIADDKKLINFKYFFTRKLMFTKEAKAVALFPGGFGTQDEGFEVLTLIQTGKTHLVPVVLVDAPGGTYWQHWRTYVKAELLRTGMISEEDMNLIKVTDDVEAAVQDILTFYRRFHSYRYVKDKLVIRLNEELPITAITHIQEQFADICEEGAIESMRALPEEGDEWPDKPRLVMRFNRRSHGRLRQMIDYINTAGVPSPIAAGRA, encoded by the coding sequence GTGTCGAATGAAACCACCCCGTTAACCACGGCCGAGCGGGCGGCCCGAGACGCGGCCATCGCTGAGTTTGTCGCCAAGTACGCTCCCGGACCCGACCACGAGTATTTTGAAAGCATGATCAAGACGGTCTGCCGGCTGTCGAAAGACGAGACCAGCCGGGCCGAGGTCAAGCTTGTCGATACCGCGCTGGCGGAGCTGCGTTACGCATTCAAGATCTTCGCCCCGTACGAAGACATTCCGAAGGTCTCCATCTTCGGCTCCAGCCGCACTCCCGAGGGACATCCCGACTATGAACAGGCGGTGAAATTCGCCGAGCGGATGCGCGAAAGCAACTGGATGGTGATTACCGGCGCGGGTGACGGGATCATGAAAGCCGGACACGGCGGGGCCGGGGCGGATGCGAGCTTCGGCGTGGCGATCCGGCTGCCATTCGAGCAGCGGACCAACACCATCATTGCGGATGACAAGAAGCTCATCAATTTCAAGTATTTCTTTACCCGCAAGCTCATGTTCACCAAAGAGGCCAAGGCCGTCGCGCTGTTCCCCGGAGGGTTCGGCACGCAGGACGAAGGCTTTGAGGTACTCACCCTTATTCAGACCGGCAAGACGCACCTCGTTCCCGTCGTCCTGGTCGATGCGCCGGGCGGGACGTATTGGCAGCACTGGCGGACCTATGTGAAAGCCGAACTGCTGCGGACCGGCATGATCAGCGAAGAGGATATGAACCTGATCAAAGTGACGGACGACGTCGAGGCAGCCGTGCAGGATATTCTGACGTTTTATCGCCGCTTTCATTCGTACCGCTATGTGAAGGACAAGCTGGTGATCCGTCTGAACGAGGAACTACCGATCACGGCCATCACCCATATCCAGGAGCAATTCGCGGACATCTGCGAAGAGGGCGCCATTGAGTCGATGCGGGCGCTGCCGGAAGAAGGCGACGAGTGGCCGGACAAGCCGCGCCTGGTCATGCGGTTTAATCGGCGCTCGCACGGGCGGCTTCGCCAGATGATCGATTACATCAACACGGCGGGGGTTCCCTCACCGATCGCGGCCGGTCGCGCGTAA